CCAGCGGCACGGCATGTGTCTGTACCTGGAGCCGCAGGGTACCCTCTTCGCTGAGGTGAGGACGGCGCACTTGCAACAGTCCCATTAGAAAATACTGCCATGTGTGTAGTGCTTAAATGAACAGAAACCCTTTATCTATTTGAGTATGTACTACAGTAAGTTCTAAGTGTCCGATTAGTTAGTTATGTACACCTAAATTTTCAgtaacattttgtttttgctcaTTAAATAGAATAGGATAATTAAATGGTAAAAGCAGTCCTTTGCTCTATAGCGGTCTTAATGAGCAGGTTTTCACATGACATCCAGATGGTGCTGAAGGAGAAGTTGGGAAGTGCTGATACCATCTGCACATAGCTAATGTTGAAATCTAGCGGTGAGGATAATGTCATCACTGTTCTCTCATGAGAGTATAAAAGCTATAATGAATTTGTAGGTGACCTTCATAAACCCTGTGATTGAGCGCCACCCAAAGCTACAGCGACAGAAGCGGATCTTCCCCAAGGAGAAGGGTTAGTAGTCTAGGGTTTCCATGGGTCATGACATTTCTGGGATATCATGGGATTTTAAAAAGTCTactccagacatggaaagttgggatttgattatttttttgcaGTCACGGAATATCAGGGAAGTTTGTTTCtaacatgtttaaaatgtagctatttatttttatttgtatggGTTTTTTTCTTGAGTTAATTCACATGCTTCCTGTACCATACTGTGGCTGGTTTTTGTCTTCTCAGCGTAAAGGCGCACTgttttttggaaatttgccttaAATAGTTCAGTATTGAAGTAGTAGTACTAGACTACTAACATACAATGTTGTTAATATGCACACAAACCCTACTGATATTGAGAATATAGTACTATGAGTACCAATAAAACAAGGTGGTGGGAAAAAATACCATAGCTTTACAAAGGCCATTGCAGATTATTTTGAGACGAGGTGTTAATTTCCATTCCCCACTTCCTCCTGTCTGATCAGGGAAGAACTTCCTGCGCGCGGCTCAGATGAACATCAACTTTGCCACCTGGGGCCGGCTGATGATGAGTGTGCTCCCGCCCTGCAGCGGCAACATCACGGCCCTGAGTCCGCCGCTGTCTGGGCCCGACGTCACCTCACCGCCCTCCAACGGCAAGACTGCTGCCTCCACGCCACCCCAACTTGGGTAAGAGCTGCTGCACATGCTTGCAGCAACACAGAGGGCAATTAGCCAGGATGTCCTAGGCATATGAAGGGAAAATACACTCACAACCACAGAATTGTGATGTCCTAACATCCAATCCATAGACAGGGTTTGAAATCCtggaaaggtcatttttaaaaTCTCATGTTATAACATTCTGTAAATTTATTGAAAGCTTTGGAAAAGTCAATTGATTGTTACGGTATTTGTCCAAAGATAATGTTTCTTTGTGTAGCTCTGTAGCATGGAAGTGTGTCTACTTGTACCTGTAGATTGTTAAAAGATATAGAAATTTGATTAAATGTCTTTTTtgtctgattggttaggtttatccaattgagtgcagaggcattcggTTGAAAATGGAGCAGTAtgagactcaaattctgactatAATTGAGTATGACTGTCAGGCtatgaaaagtcatggaaaaaGTTTTGAAATATTGTCAATTAAGTGGCAGGATCCCTGCAAGTCCCACAGTGTTTttcatacattgacttatttgtggcggcccaccacaatatcaacactgaccaccacacaatgattttccatgttgtactatttaaatggcATGGAATTCATTaattgtagagctatgtgcacctttgcacagcctctccttgtctctcaacaaacctacatgtacatttaaagaaaacattaacaatctTGCAATTGTTTGCATAAAagtcgactggctaaattgtgcttaaatctggatCATAAtgacgctgcgctaatttgttaaaaactgttgcattcaagttaattctgcaaacctaccaccacaaatagaattcaattctgtgggaaacgcTGTCCCATAAAGAGTGTGATGGTGATGTGTTTCTTAACACCGTATTTCTGATTGACACCACTTGTCTATAAATAGATAACATTGTAGCTATTAGTGGAGTGGATGGTTGTAGTTTATTAGTCTACAACCATCTGTGATCTGTGATCTGAGGCTTCCTGTGCTAATACAGGAACTCTGCCGTGGTCAAGCTGAATTTCAGTGACGAGCGGCCGCCCAAACCACCACGCCTTCACGTGACCAAAACGCCATCTGCAGACTCTCCATCTCAGCTGGTGAGATCCCACTCCACACTTAACACGCCACTGGAAGTGAACCATGTACCTGTGTATGACAACAAAGTTCTTAAAGGGATTTTCATAAACAATTTTTTTGATGAAAAAGATTTACTTATGAGTGCTTTATTTATTCTGTGTTTTCATTGTTCTCAGAATTCCAAAGTAAACTCCACAGAAGACAACCACCTATCTCAAGTCAGACCTACACCTCAACCTGCTCCTAGGTCAGTTTTTGAAACATGCTACTGatactatatatattttattttaatttattttattttttatgaatatattatatttatacaaTGTTTTCCTATTTATTTCCTCTATTTTCCTCTCATTTGAATCTTCTAGGAAGAAGGTGGGAATACAGATAGAAGATTTTAACTGCGTCTCAGTTCTCGGCCGGGGACACTTTGGAAAGGTTTGTTTCCAGCTGTGCTGTCTTTTTCTCTGGCTGTACTGTTTTACAGTCCAGATGTGTTGAATGAGTCTGCTGTAACCCTCCACTCTGTATGCCCAACAGGTCCTACTGGCAGAGTTTAAGAGGACAGGGAAGCTGTACGCCATCAAAGCCCTTAAGAAGGGTGATGTTGTAACCCGAGACGAGGTCGACAGGTAAAAGACCACACCCAACTCAAAGTAGATGCTTAATGGAACCCTTTTGTCTAAAAATGTAACTGTTTTCAACTTATGGGGACTTGTATATCAGTATGGGTGTGCCCAAAGTGGATTTTTAGAGTCTAGATGCAATGTGTACTCTGTGAATGTGGGCTTATGGGGCttgtattgaattgaatttcatCTGGTGCAGATATTCATTGACTACTAGAGTAGCAAAACCAGTTGCTTTCATATATAGTTTTTTACAAGTTTATTGTTATCATAAAGATAAAAAACCTTTGACCTGATGACTCACTGTAACAGGTGTCTCTATTGTGTTTAATGTCTAGTCTAATGTGCGAGAAGCGGATCTTTGAGACGATCAACGTGTCGCGGCATCCATTCCTGGTGAACCTGCACGGCTGCTTCCAGACAAGTGACCACGTGTGCTTTGTGATGGAGTACTCCCCTGGGGGAGACCTAATgactcacatccacacaaacatcTTTACCGAGCGCCAGACCCGGTAACCCATCCGCCCCAGCACCGCTCCCAACTTGGCACCACTTCACAGACCagtgtgattgtgattggctgcttCATTTAGTCTTAGAATGTTATTTTCATACCCCATCCACACACTTTTCATATTGTTACACCATACACACTTTCAATACGTGAGCTTTCATTGAGCCACAGATATGCAAAACAACAAATGCTCTGCAGGATAACATTAGTTTTGCAACCAtaactgctactgctactgttACTGCTTTGAAGAGTCTAGAAGTGAAACAATGTTGAGCACTGCCAATAGGTACCAGCAGACTTCCTCTTCTCTGTACTGGATCTATAGGTTCTATACTGCCTGTGTGCTTCTTGGGCTGGAGTTCCTGCACCAGAACAAAATTGTTTACCGGTGAGTGAAACCTGTTGCTATTATAAGGGTGTGAATTGCCTGCATATATCACGActgcaataatattttgttgcGGATTCAATATGTATTGGGATTTCATTCAGAGTTAATATATTTTCTCAATTTGGGCTGTCTAAACTGGAGAAATGTAATCCCAGACAATTTGTAGTACAAACATTTTTAGCTCTTGCAGAGCCCTTCCAAAGACCAAAAGTAATTGGCGTAATCATTTAATTTCCTTCAGCTCTAGGGCATTAGACTTTTGATTGCATTGTATAGCTTGGATTTGTTTTTCTGCTTAAAAGGGACTTGAAGTTGGACAACCTGCTGATGGATGCAGATGGCTTTGTGAGGATTGCTGACTTTGGCCTGTGTAAAGAAGGTGAGTGGGATTAACCTCTCCCCACATGTGTGTGGTAGTCACTCACCACCTGGATTATCAGTCCTCATCTGTCTGACTATTGGAGGTTCAATGGAATGGTGGTGcttatcttaaaaaaaaaaacaaaaaacaaacatccaCCTAAGTCAATGCTAAAATATTGTAATCTGCTTAAACAACATCTTAGCTGTTAAAATGAACATTGACTTCCTCTTACTCGTCTGGAGTGTTTTGAATAAACTCATTTATTCAAATCCAGTGGATTCGGAGGACGGTCAGGCCATTTACATAATCTCTACACATTTTCTCCCCCCAAGCTCGGTCTTCACACAAATGAACCATTCTTGCCGTAACTGCTCTCTTGACCCTGACACGAGGCAAGTCCTGTCCTGCTTCACACTGCCTCTTGTTCTTTGTGCAGGTATGGGTCATGGTGACCGCACCTCCACCTTCTGTGGCACTCCGGAGTTCCTGGCCCCGGAGGTGCTGACGGAGAGCAACTACACACGGGCAGTCGACTGGTGGGGCCTGGGGGTGCTCGCCTACGAGATGCTGGTGGGAGAGGTGAGCTCATCACTGTCTGACCTgctgctatagaccctttcaacaataaaaacaaaaacaatgcttgaaaattctatttggttcccaatctacttcttctgcattaagataacatatagaaagttaaaacggaagccttgtggggccaactatgatgctgataatggaactctcttgaaagggtctatacagtaataacaTGGCACAGATTTATGAGTTTAttgatttctttctttctttttttttaagtatgtattatttattagaTAGTAAATATGGATTGATTGAATAttgagtgatttttttttttttattattggggGTGAGGGTGTTGTTGCAATTCAAAGGAAAGGTTATACAGACATCATCTTATGTCAGGATCATGAAATCAAATCATGTGCTTTAATCCTTTttaaagtccttttaggcaagtccctccacttggcggccatattgcaatgctttttgagcacttatcgggcatctatttcgagTACAACTGCGCGTGCACAATGCTTCACAAATCACgacacaccaacctcgctccagctgcgagatcacaccacatgattggcacgatgtattcatggcataacacatgattggcacgatgtattcacaacataccacatgattggcacgatgtattcacaagataccacatgattggcacgatgtattcacaagataccacatgattggcacgatgtattcacaagataccacatgattggcacaatgtattcacatgtctgCTTTTGGTGGCGGAAAGGGCGGATATGTGTACtgtagacgactgccatgtttgcgcTACAAACTAACCGCATatatttctatgggagatttgTTGAGTTCTGTGTCTCcttattagaaagtctctgctttaATTCAGTGGAATGTCAAGagcttttaaatgtattttgtgttgtgtgtcagtCTCCATTTCCAGGAGATGACGAGGAGGAAGTGTTTGACAGCATTGTGAACGATGATGTGCGCTACCCACGCTTTCTCTCTCCGGAGTCGGTGTCAATAATCCAGAAGGTGCGTCACGTCACCACAAGCGCCACTGCATTCCATTGCTATCGGCTCCTCCATCACACAGCGATAACGTGGTAACGGGTGGGAGTGGTGATGAGCGGTCTCAGATAGACGTCTGACTGATGGctctgtttatgtctgtgttctCTAGCTGTTGCAGAAGAACCCAGAGAGGCGTCTGGGAGCTGGAGAGCAGGATGCTCAGGAGGTGAAGAGACACCGCTTCTTCCAGGTGAGCTCCCGCGCTGCCTACAACTTTGGGGTTTGGCAGGTTAATTTTATTTGGgctagttttttttgtttgttttgttttttttcaagaaAATTTCAAATCTGTTGAACTTATTTCTAGGCAATGAGGATAACAAAAAAAACGATTGCTTCCACAGTGTATGGTACAGAGAAATTATTGATTGTTTGAATGGATGGTTTCTGTACTTTTTGCACAAACTGGAATGGAACATGgactttctggaatatcatggaattttggaaagtattccagacatggaaagtcaaggaattttatcatttttggggcaaagtcattgaatattggggcaaagtcatataatatatagtttaaatgtacaaaaaatacattaatacaaatatctccatgcagaattggtgtatatctggttattagctttactacttgcttgagtagcccaactttgtttatccAATGCCCttttattcatctcccgctgtaaaaaagtaaaagattcttgaaccctacgcggctgctctgaaatcattggtcagtattgtaccattcattctatagtaagtcatggaaattcaggttttttgtcagggaaaagtcaagTCAAAGCCTGGGTGGTTTTATATCGAGGACAAGAATGAAAAAGCAGAGGTATACAATGCAAGTGTATTTATCTATGAGTGAAACATGGTATAAGTTTGACACTTTGTACCCTTGGATTACATTGAGTTTTTCCCACATGGATTTAAGTGTTCCTACTAGCTACTCCACATATCCTTTAGTACTATGAAAATTAGCAACCTCATTTTATCCTTATATCCATTATATTGATGTGCATTTGTTGTGGAGACTTCAATATCActctttttgtattttgttCCAAACCTAGCACCTTATATAAAACCAATGGGCATATAGTACCATTTTTTAATGGTCACGTAATACTGAGAACATGCTTGTCTTCCATCCTGTAAGTTTGGGCAGGTTAGGAATAATGgttttagtgttaatttcgtcagacgagacaagaggaaatatgttggtcaacgaccttttttttcatgactaagacgagacgatgacgagacggcagtaatgtcctgaaacactgactaagactatcttaagatgcattattgttgacgaaaaaagacaagactaaaatgttttgcatgaaataaaaactaagataaaatctcccttcatgttcgtctacaaaatgagaagacacaatatctagctgttatgttttcaaaatattccgaatgagttcatacgcaacagctttcctgtaggctagtctacgtgctgctgctgcaaccctgtggctgtaacacgaaactacatggaacaagaacactggagatttctaccagagttagcaagctaactacctaagctttatgccacaatgctacatacccagaagttgaagcttctctcatacaaattaacatcccccagaatgtccatacgaaaatgttcagcatgtaatgtcaactattcatctagttagactgatgatgcaaagtttgctagcaagtaagctaatatggaaagttcgctagcaggttagctatggctaagatggagagtctgtttggggaatgtgttgtgtttgggcgcatatcgccatctagcgaggcggagtaaaacattaatagtttagcctacaacagtgtttctcaaactttttcagtttcaggaccacttaactaaccctagctaaaaaaaaaaaaaaaaaaagattagacctacttcaacagtagcctataattagtctacacaataggcatactcactgaaccaccttgcttattgactttgcactttgcttgttgtgtcagaggattcatactgtatgatttaaattggcatatcttacatagacagtgttgcagaactgtttggatttacatacaagttatattgcaaacaactcatctatattatattttaccacgcctgctcatggaccacttgggatagcttgcagaccaccagtgatccccgaccacactttgagaaacactggtctacttaatatgacagtggtccagtcaaatcttttactgtctatggtcaaatcccagccgagctataactgtagcttgacttacctgtgcatgtaaacatactgactgacaaaaaatcagaatgagtaattataacagacgagtagccctgtggacacacaatgttgttgaaaaattgagatgtgtgaaacactatttgacctcaaatggtaatcagaaataatttgttataaaaaaaagactaaaatgtgttgactaaaactgactaagactaagatacctttagttttcttttgactaaaactacactaaaatgacaagacttttagtcgaataaaaacttgactaacaaaatgatatttgaatgactaaatatgacaaagactaaaaaggacatttcgtcacaagactaagactaagactaaattaaaaataggtgataaAATTAACACTAAATGGTTTTCAATATATTAATAtccaaacatggcctccaaaGATGAGGCATTTTTTAGAGTGATTTGATTACAAAAAAGTGATTTTGAttacaaaaaaatcaaaagtgaaaaaaaaaaaatataaaagcaTTGGAATTTAACAAAATATAGACAAACTTCacaaaatctgagatggtgcaacaaccattttcctggattctgTCTGAG
The Alosa alosa isolate M-15738 ecotype Scorff River chromosome 12, AALO_Geno_1.1, whole genome shotgun sequence DNA segment above includes these coding regions:
- the pkn3 gene encoding serine/threonine-protein kinase N2 isoform X2, yielding MATEKDNNPTSDAISPDPCQWEEITSPLAGRIHALQKQLTIETKVKQGAENMIQTYASSSVRDRKMLSTAQQMLQDSRTKIELLRMQIIKVTQAREGERRPPTQKSPVSPLELRVEELRHHLKIEAAVSEGAKNVVKQLGGRKVQDRRALAEAQARLQESSQKLDLLRLSLERRLGELPPDHSKRTAIKEELTLGASPSVQRDRVHSTVSSSSTSSSSSSSSSFFKPASLTGRLEVRLMGCQDLLESVPGRCRVPSLVSSASPSEAKSLRIRSGLSGRSTNGKTLKSDELSTEISAMVKVDNRMVGRTHWRPLSKECWDQSFSIELERSRELEIAVYWRDWRALCAVKFLRLEDFLDNQRHGMCLYLEPQGTLFAEVTFINPVIERHPKLQRQKRIFPKEKGKNFLRAAQMNINFATWGRLMMSVLPPCSGNITALSPPLSGPDVTSPPSNGKTAASTPPQLGNSAVVKLNFSDERPPKPPRLHVTKTPSADSPSQLNSKVNSTEDNHLSQVRPTPQPAPRKKVGIQIEDFNCVSVLGRGHFGKVLLAEFKRTGKLYAIKALKKGDVVTRDEVDSLMCEKRIFETINVSRHPFLVNLHGCFQTSDHVCFVMEYSPGGDLMTHIHTNIFTERQTRFYTACVLLGLEFLHQNKIVYRDLKLDNLLMDADGFVRIADFGLCKEGMGHGDRTSTFCGTPEFLAPEVLTESNYTRAVDWWGLGVLAYEMLVGESPFPGDDEEEVFDSIVNDDVRYPRFLSPESVSIIQKLLQKNPERRLGAGEQDAQEVKRHRFFQGIDWEALLAKKVKPPFLPSIKGSADVSNFDEEFTRLKPVLTPPQTPFLLTTEQQDIFADFDFSALH
- the pkn3 gene encoding serine/threonine-protein kinase N2 isoform X1: MATEKDNNPTSDAISPDPCQWEEITSPLAGRIHALQKQLTIETKVKQGAENMIQTYASSSVRDRKMLSTAQQMLQDSRTKIELLRMQIIKVTQAREGERRPPTQKVRAEDGSPVSPLELRVEELRHHLKIEAAVSEGAKNVVKQLGGRKVQDRRALAEAQARLQESSQKLDLLRLSLERRLGELPPDHSKRTAIKEELTLGASPSVQRDRVHSTVSSSSTSSSSSSSSSFFKPASLTGRLEVRLMGCQDLLESVPGRCRVPSLVSSASPSEAKSLRIRSGLSGRSTNGKTLKSDELSTEISAMVKVDNRMVGRTHWRPLSKECWDQSFSIELERSRELEIAVYWRDWRALCAVKFLRLEDFLDNQRHGMCLYLEPQGTLFAEVTFINPVIERHPKLQRQKRIFPKEKGKNFLRAAQMNINFATWGRLMMSVLPPCSGNITALSPPLSGPDVTSPPSNGKTAASTPPQLGNSAVVKLNFSDERPPKPPRLHVTKTPSADSPSQLNSKVNSTEDNHLSQVRPTPQPAPRKKVGIQIEDFNCVSVLGRGHFGKVLLAEFKRTGKLYAIKALKKGDVVTRDEVDSLMCEKRIFETINVSRHPFLVNLHGCFQTSDHVCFVMEYSPGGDLMTHIHTNIFTERQTRFYTACVLLGLEFLHQNKIVYRDLKLDNLLMDADGFVRIADFGLCKEGMGHGDRTSTFCGTPEFLAPEVLTESNYTRAVDWWGLGVLAYEMLVGESPFPGDDEEEVFDSIVNDDVRYPRFLSPESVSIIQKLLQKNPERRLGAGEQDAQEVKRHRFFQGIDWEALLAKKVKPPFLPSIKGSADVSNFDEEFTRLKPVLTPPQTPFLLTTEQQDIFADFDFSALH